In one Verrucomicrobiia bacterium genomic region, the following are encoded:
- the tssI gene encoding type VI secretion system tip protein TssI/VgrG — translation MPAAQKNRFLAISTNLGEDKLLLERFSMSEQLGRLFQIEVDLASTETGVKFEDIVGTNATVRLELPDKKTRYFNGFVSRFVQGSQQPRGQVNYAQYRATLVPWLWFLTRTADCRIFQKKKVPDIIEEVFKTHGFKDYKLNLTGTYTEWEYCVQYRETDFNFVSRLMEQEGIYYFFEHDNGKHNMVLGDSGSAHAPYPGYDSMNYRPRAHQHEETSETVSDWVIEQEVQPGTYVLSDFYFQTPAAPIVVNDTVARKHASSSFEIFDFPGEFEVRSDGEDYAKLRIQELQAQHEILRAQATVRGVAAGCKFTLKGHPRADQDREYLITGASYQANVSAYESGNAGKGEEFFSCAFTAMAAAEPFRAARITPKPVVQGPQTAMVVGKKGEEIDTDEFGRVKVQFHWDRYGKVDENSSCWLRISQPAAGKGWGAISLPRVGQEVIVDFLEGDPDRPLVTGRVYNATTATPYKLPDFKTVSAFKSNSSKGGQGFNEIRFEDKKGEEQVFMHGEKNLDIRIKNDAYEFIGNERHLIVKKDQVEHVENNRSETVDADHMEKIGKDRHLKVVGKEAKAVDGSLSLTVGGDVIEVFKGAHSEQTTNDYYLKADNVVIEGMTNVTIKVGGSSIAIAADGIALKTDGLIKIEASATMDLKSDAPMTIQSSATADIKSPMTTVKGDGMLTLKGGVVMIN, via the coding sequence ATGCCCGCTGCACAAAAGAATCGTTTTCTAGCCATTAGCACCAATCTTGGGGAGGACAAGCTTTTGCTGGAGCGCTTCTCGATGAGCGAACAGTTGGGGAGGCTCTTCCAGATCGAGGTGGACCTGGCCAGCACCGAAACTGGCGTCAAATTTGAAGATATTGTCGGCACCAACGCCACCGTCCGGCTCGAGTTGCCGGATAAAAAGACCCGCTACTTCAACGGCTTTGTCAGCCGCTTTGTCCAGGGTTCGCAGCAGCCCAGGGGGCAGGTGAACTATGCCCAATACCGCGCCACGTTGGTGCCGTGGCTCTGGTTTCTGACTCGCACGGCTGACTGCCGGATTTTTCAAAAGAAAAAAGTGCCCGATATCATCGAGGAGGTCTTTAAAACCCACGGTTTCAAGGACTACAAGCTCAACCTGACGGGGACTTATACGGAGTGGGAGTATTGTGTTCAGTATCGAGAGACGGATTTCAATTTCGTGAGCCGTTTGATGGAACAGGAGGGTATTTATTATTTCTTCGAGCACGACAACGGCAAACACAACATGGTCTTGGGTGATTCGGGCTCGGCTCACGCGCCCTATCCAGGCTACGACTCGATGAATTATCGGCCTCGGGCTCATCAACACGAGGAGACTTCCGAAACTGTCAGTGATTGGGTCATCGAGCAGGAGGTCCAGCCCGGAACTTACGTGCTGAGCGATTTTTATTTCCAGACTCCAGCCGCCCCAATTGTTGTCAATGATACGGTGGCGCGCAAACATGCTTCCTCTTCATTCGAGATTTTTGATTTTCCTGGAGAGTTCGAGGTGCGCAGCGATGGCGAGGACTATGCCAAACTGCGCATCCAGGAATTGCAGGCGCAGCACGAAATCCTGCGAGCTCAGGCCACTGTGCGCGGGGTTGCAGCGGGCTGCAAATTTACTCTCAAGGGCCATCCGCGCGCTGACCAGGACCGGGAGTACTTGATTACCGGCGCGTCCTACCAGGCCAACGTCAGCGCCTACGAATCGGGCAATGCTGGCAAGGGCGAGGAGTTTTTCTCCTGCGCGTTCACCGCCATGGCTGCCGCAGAGCCTTTCCGCGCCGCGCGCATCACCCCCAAGCCTGTGGTCCAAGGCCCTCAAACGGCAATGGTTGTGGGCAAGAAAGGCGAAGAGATCGATACGGACGAGTTTGGCCGGGTCAAAGTTCAGTTTCATTGGGACCGTTACGGGAAAGTGGACGAGAATTCGTCGTGCTGGCTGCGGATTTCCCAGCCCGCAGCGGGCAAAGGCTGGGGCGCCATCAGCCTGCCTCGAGTCGGCCAGGAGGTTATCGTCGATTTCCTCGAAGGTGACCCCGATCGGCCCCTGGTGACGGGCCGGGTTTACAACGCCACGACCGCCACGCCTTACAAACTGCCCGATTTCAAAACCGTTTCTGCCTTCAAATCCAATTCCAGCAAGGGCGGCCAAGGCTTTAATGAAATCCGGTTCGAGGACAAGAAAGGCGAAGAGCAGGTGTTCATGCATGGCGAAAAGAACCTGGACATCCGCATCAAAAACGACGCCTACGAGTTTATCGGCAACGAGCGTCACCTGATCGTTAAAAAAGACCAGGTCGAACACGTCGAGAACAACCGCAGCGAGACCGTGGATGCCGACCACATGGAAAAGATCGGCAAGGACCGCCACCTGAAGGTGGTCGGCAAAGAAGCTAAAGCCGTGGACGGCAGCCTCTCGCTGACCGTGGGCGGGGATGTCATTGAAGTTTTCAAGGGTGCCCACTCGGAGCAGACCACCAACGATTACTACCTCAAAGCCGACAACGTGGTGATTGAAGGGATGACCAACGTCACCATTAAGGTAGGAGGTTCATCGATCGCCATTGCGGCGGACGGTATTGCCCTCAAGACGGATGGTTTGATTAAAATTGAAGCCAGCGCGACAATGGACCTCAAATCCGACGCGCCGATGACGATTCAATCTTCGGCCACCGCCGACATCAAGAGCCCGATGACCACGGTGAAAGGCGACGGCATGCTCACGCTCAAGGGCGGCGTGGTCATGATCAACTAA
- the tssH gene encoding type VI secretion system ATPase TssH, which yields MAEIKRTTLFGKLNTLGYKAIEGATIFCKLRGNPYVETAHWFHQLLQLQDSDIHRIVKFFQIDPSRLATDLIATLDRLPRGATAIADFSPDIPLAIERGWVYGTLLFGDYQVRTGHLIVGFLSSEMHHKFLAISRELAKIKLEALTDNFAKIVGGSPEDALRASDGTGMTAGAAPGEASGALPPAEMGKQEALRRFTTDLTEKARKGEIDPIVGRDEEIRQCVDILMRRRQNNPILTGEAGVGKTAVVEGFVQRILAGDVPPALKDVTIRSLDVGLLQAGASMKGEFEQRLRGVIDEVQASPKPVILFIDEAHTLIGAGGGGAADASNLLKPALARGTLRTIAATTWDEYKRHIEKDPALTRRFQVVKVEEPDEAKCIRMMRAVMVPFEKHHKVQVLDEAIEAAVKLSHRYIAGRQLPDKAVSLIDTAAARVAVSQHAVPPELDDCRRRIQALETEQGILDRETAAGMEHQGRLAEISQTLKEEKENQAQVEKHWGEEKELVAQILDLRAKLRAAGSTIEAAPNDMKPADPKDAITREQRDQMLSELKGLQAKLKQFQGESPLIFPSVDANAIASVVADWTGIPVGRMVKNEIEQVLKLADILERRVIGQRYALEMVARRIQTSRARLDNPNRPIGVFMLVGPSGTGKTETALTLSEALYGGEQNLISINMSEFQEAHTVSTLKGSPPGYVGYGEGGVLTEAVRRRPYSVVLLDEVEKAHPDVHEIFFQVFDKGWMEDAEGRYIDFKNTIIILTSNAAQDVIINLCKDPDLMPNGEGLEKAMRNPLIKVFPDALLNRLVVVPYYPISKEVLQRIIKLNLSRVEKRVRENHRVPFTYDESVPELIGKRCTELERGARMVDAMITNTMLPEIGREFLSRLAAGSEVKRVHAEVKDGNFAFAFD from the coding sequence ATGGCTGAAATCAAACGAACCACCTTATTCGGCAAACTCAATACCCTCGGCTATAAGGCCATCGAGGGGGCAACCATCTTTTGCAAGCTGCGCGGCAACCCGTACGTCGAGACCGCGCATTGGTTCCACCAGTTGTTGCAGTTGCAGGACTCCGACATCCATCGCATCGTTAAATTCTTCCAAATCGATCCCTCGCGGCTGGCGACCGATCTGATCGCGACTCTGGACCGCCTGCCGCGCGGCGCCACCGCCATTGCGGACTTCTCGCCCGACATCCCGTTGGCCATCGAACGGGGCTGGGTTTATGGGACACTGCTCTTTGGCGATTACCAGGTCCGCACCGGCCACCTCATCGTAGGCTTTTTGAGCAGCGAGATGCATCACAAGTTCCTGGCCATTTCACGTGAGTTGGCGAAAATCAAACTCGAGGCCCTAACCGATAATTTTGCCAAAATTGTGGGCGGCTCTCCCGAAGACGCGCTGCGGGCCAGCGATGGCACCGGTATGACTGCCGGCGCCGCCCCGGGCGAGGCCAGCGGAGCGTTGCCGCCGGCGGAGATGGGCAAACAGGAAGCGCTGCGGCGCTTTACCACTGACCTGACGGAAAAGGCTCGAAAGGGCGAGATCGATCCCATTGTCGGGCGCGATGAGGAAATCCGGCAGTGCGTTGATATCCTCATGCGACGGCGGCAGAATAATCCCATTCTTACGGGCGAAGCTGGTGTGGGCAAGACCGCGGTGGTCGAGGGATTCGTTCAGCGCATCCTGGCGGGCGACGTGCCGCCGGCGCTCAAAGATGTCACGATACGGTCACTGGACGTGGGCCTGCTCCAAGCCGGCGCCAGCATGAAAGGGGAATTCGAACAGAGGTTGCGGGGTGTGATTGATGAGGTCCAGGCCTCTCCAAAACCGGTTATCCTGTTCATTGACGAAGCTCACACGCTGATTGGCGCCGGGGGCGGGGGCGCAGCGGATGCATCCAATTTGCTCAAACCGGCCCTGGCTCGAGGCACGCTGCGCACGATTGCTGCGACCACATGGGACGAATACAAACGGCACATTGAAAAGGACCCCGCGCTGACTCGGCGTTTTCAGGTCGTCAAGGTCGAGGAACCCGACGAGGCCAAGTGCATTCGCATGATGCGGGCGGTGATGGTTCCGTTCGAGAAACACCATAAAGTGCAGGTCCTCGATGAGGCCATAGAAGCCGCCGTCAAGCTGTCGCATCGTTATATAGCGGGGCGCCAGTTGCCCGATAAGGCCGTCAGCTTGATCGATACGGCAGCCGCCCGGGTAGCCGTCAGCCAGCATGCGGTGCCGCCGGAGTTGGACGATTGCCGGCGCCGTATCCAGGCCCTCGAGACGGAACAGGGGATTCTGGACCGTGAAACCGCAGCCGGGATGGAGCATCAGGGGCGGCTGGCGGAGATTAGTCAAACGCTCAAGGAGGAAAAGGAGAATCAGGCGCAAGTCGAAAAGCACTGGGGCGAGGAAAAGGAGCTCGTGGCGCAAATTCTCGATTTAAGGGCCAAACTGCGCGCGGCCGGCTCAACGATCGAAGCGGCTCCCAATGATATGAAGCCCGCCGACCCTAAGGACGCCATTACGCGCGAACAACGCGATCAGATGCTTTCCGAGCTGAAAGGGCTGCAAGCAAAACTCAAACAGTTCCAAGGCGAGTCACCGCTGATTTTCCCCAGCGTCGATGCCAATGCCATCGCCAGTGTCGTGGCCGATTGGACCGGAATCCCGGTGGGCCGCATGGTTAAGAACGAAATCGAGCAGGTCCTGAAACTGGCGGACATCCTGGAACGGCGCGTCATCGGCCAGCGGTATGCACTCGAAATGGTGGCGCGCCGCATTCAAACCAGCCGCGCCCGGCTCGACAATCCCAACCGGCCAATTGGGGTTTTCATGCTGGTCGGCCCCAGCGGGACTGGCAAAACCGAAACGGCCCTGACACTCTCAGAAGCCCTGTATGGCGGGGAGCAGAACCTCATTTCAATCAATATGAGTGAGTTCCAGGAGGCCCATACCGTGAGCACCCTGAAGGGCTCCCCTCCGGGCTACGTCGGTTACGGCGAGGGGGGTGTTCTGACCGAGGCGGTACGGCGCCGGCCCTATAGCGTCGTGCTTCTGGATGAGGTCGAGAAGGCGCACCCGGATGTCCACGAGATATTTTTCCAGGTATTTGACAAGGGCTGGATGGAAGACGCCGAAGGCCGTTATATCGATTTCAAGAACACCATCATTATCCTGACCAGCAACGCAGCGCAGGATGTGATCATTAACCTGTGCAAGGACCCGGACCTGATGCCCAACGGCGAGGGCCTGGAAAAAGCGATGCGCAACCCGTTAATCAAAGTGTTTCCTGATGCCTTGTTAAATCGGTTGGTTGTGGTGCCCTATTACCCGATCAGCAAGGAGGTGCTCCAGCGGATCATTAAACTCAATCTCTCGCGCGTCGAGAAACGCGTCCGCGAAAATCACCGGGTCCCCTTCACCTATGACGAGAGCGTGCCCGAGTTGATTGGGAAGCGGTGCACGGAATTGGAGCGGGGGGCGCGGATGGTCGATGCCATGATCACCAATACCATGCTGCCCGAGATCGGCCGTGAGTTCCTCTCGAGGCTCGCCGCCGGCAGCGAAGTCAAGCGCGTCCATGCTGAGGTCAAGGATGGGAACTTCGCCTTTGCGTTCGATTAG
- the tssG gene encoding type VI secretion system baseplate subunit TssG codes for MAVTNGQTPDSLIAQLEQAPFSFDFFQAVRLIESWRRDLPRVGFSRTPGQDAVRFCQNPSLAFAPSTLESFQRDGAQIAPKLYLHFMGLFGPNSPLPLHITEYAHERQLNFGDRTLTAFFNVFHHRMVSLFYRAWADNQKAADLDRPESQHYAAFIGSFFGIGMKALQARDEVPDWAKLFFSGRLAYQTRNAEGLESILAAFFQIKTEVQTFIGRWINLPPECVCKLGDSPESGSLGLTTIVGSRFWECQLSFRVHMGPMKLADYERMLPSGGSFKRLRAWVLNYCGEHFSWDVQMVLEAAEVPEVSLGRAGRLGWTTWLKTQPFDRDADDLILNPPE; via the coding sequence ATGGCCGTCACAAATGGGCAAACGCCAGATTCTTTAATCGCGCAGCTCGAACAGGCGCCCTTCAGCTTTGATTTTTTCCAAGCTGTGCGGCTGATCGAAAGCTGGCGGCGCGATCTGCCGCGGGTCGGTTTTTCCCGAACCCCAGGCCAGGATGCGGTCCGCTTCTGCCAGAATCCCTCGCTGGCGTTTGCCCCCTCCACGCTCGAATCCTTCCAGCGCGATGGCGCGCAGATAGCGCCGAAGCTTTACCTGCATTTCATGGGCCTGTTCGGTCCCAACTCGCCGCTCCCGTTGCACATCACAGAATATGCCCATGAACGGCAGTTGAATTTTGGCGACCGCACATTGACCGCTTTTTTTAATGTGTTCCATCACCGCATGGTTTCGCTCTTCTACCGCGCCTGGGCTGATAATCAAAAGGCGGCTGATTTGGACAGGCCGGAGTCGCAGCATTATGCGGCGTTTATTGGGAGCTTTTTTGGAATCGGAATGAAGGCCTTGCAGGCCCGCGACGAGGTGCCCGACTGGGCAAAGCTCTTTTTCTCGGGGCGCTTGGCTTATCAAACGCGCAATGCCGAAGGCCTCGAATCGATCCTGGCCGCTTTCTTCCAAATCAAAACCGAGGTGCAAACATTCATTGGCCGTTGGATTAACCTCCCTCCCGAATGTGTTTGCAAGCTGGGCGATTCACCAGAATCGGGCAGCCTCGGGTTGACAACGATCGTCGGTTCACGCTTCTGGGAATGCCAGCTCAGCTTTCGCGTCCATATGGGGCCAATGAAGCTCGCCGATTACGAACGCATGCTGCCCTCGGGCGGCTCGTTCAAGCGGCTCAGGGCCTGGGTCCTTAACTACTGCGGTGAACATTTTTCCTGGGACGTTCAGATGGTCCTCGAGGCTGCCGAAGTGCCTGAAGTCTCGCTCGGCAGAGCGGGCCGGTTGGGCTGGACGACCTGGCTCAAGACCCAGCCGTTCGACCGCGATGCCGATGACTTGATTCTGAACCCTCCTGAGTAA
- the tssF gene encoding type VI secretion system baseplate subunit TssF gives MDERLLEHYNNELRHLRETAGEFAREFPKIAGRLALDKEAKEICPDPYVERLLEGFAWLAARVHLKLDAEFPRFTQSLLETVYPHFLPPIPSMAIVHFDPDLNDAALAPGLVIPRGTLLRSNLGKAERTACTFQTAQAVRLLPLQIIEVRYFTRDLVQLNLPPEIAARAAIRIRLQATAGVPFKDIKLDPVQFFLRGADELPSWIYEQIFARKTGLALQLPQERGKTIAVLPSESIRQVGFGSHEALLPPGARSFEGYRLLREYFAFPQRFRSFELSGFAGHLKPATGDQLDLVIILKEPDTRLEGRIEASNFELFCTPAINLFSKHLDRIDLSNRFAEFHVVADHNRPLDFEIFEIESVTGYGAEPGSEQEFRPFYLARDTDISAGAFFTTNRVPRVLTAKEKQFGRRSTYAGTEAYLSLVDATSAPYHPELRQLGVKALCTNRHLPIQMAVGQGRTDFTMDINAPVTAVRCISGPTLPIPSQAEGRFSWRLISHLSLNYLSLIDSQADGGATGLREILKLYAPANDRQIGRQIEGVLNITSRPILRRVRTPGPVSFARGLEVTINFDESAFEGIGVFILGAVLEQFLAKYVSLNSFTETVIRTQQRGEIMRWPSQMGKRQIL, from the coding sequence ATGGATGAGCGGCTGCTAGAACATTATAATAACGAGCTCAGGCACCTGCGCGAGACCGCGGGAGAATTTGCCCGCGAGTTCCCAAAGATAGCCGGGCGCCTCGCCTTGGACAAGGAGGCTAAAGAAATCTGTCCTGACCCTTATGTCGAGCGGTTGCTCGAAGGGTTTGCCTGGCTCGCCGCGCGGGTCCACCTCAAACTCGATGCAGAGTTTCCCCGCTTCACGCAGTCGCTGCTCGAGACAGTTTATCCGCATTTTCTGCCTCCCATCCCGTCGATGGCGATTGTTCATTTCGACCCGGATCTGAATGATGCGGCGTTGGCGCCGGGGTTGGTGATCCCCCGGGGCACACTGCTGCGGAGCAACCTGGGCAAAGCCGAGAGGACCGCCTGCACCTTCCAGACTGCTCAGGCCGTGCGGTTGCTCCCGCTGCAAATTATCGAGGTCCGCTATTTCACACGCGACCTGGTGCAACTGAACCTCCCGCCGGAGATAGCGGCGCGAGCGGCCATTCGCATCCGGCTGCAAGCCACCGCGGGCGTCCCATTTAAGGATATCAAACTGGACCCCGTGCAGTTTTTCCTTCGGGGCGCCGACGAGTTGCCCTCATGGATTTACGAGCAGATATTCGCGCGGAAAACGGGGCTGGCGCTGCAACTGCCGCAGGAGCGGGGCAAAACCATCGCTGTGCTGCCTTCAGAGAGCATCCGCCAGGTGGGCTTTGGCAGCCATGAAGCCCTATTGCCTCCGGGTGCGCGCAGTTTCGAGGGTTATCGATTGCTGCGAGAATATTTCGCATTCCCGCAACGCTTCCGTTCATTCGAGCTCAGCGGGTTTGCCGGCCATCTTAAACCCGCAACCGGCGACCAGTTGGACCTGGTCATCATCTTGAAGGAGCCTGATACCCGGCTGGAAGGGCGTATCGAGGCCTCCAATTTCGAACTCTTTTGCACCCCGGCGATTAATCTGTTTTCCAAACACCTGGACCGGATTGATCTGTCAAATCGGTTTGCGGAGTTCCATGTGGTGGCCGACCACAACCGCCCGCTCGATTTTGAAATATTCGAAATCGAGTCCGTCACCGGCTACGGCGCCGAACCCGGTTCGGAGCAGGAATTCCGGCCCTTTTACCTCGCCCGCGACACCGATATCAGCGCCGGGGCCTTTTTCACCACGAATCGCGTTCCGCGCGTGCTCACTGCAAAAGAAAAGCAATTCGGACGCCGTTCGACCTATGCCGGAACGGAGGCTTACTTGTCGCTGGTAGATGCGACCTCGGCGCCGTATCACCCGGAGTTGAGGCAACTCGGTGTTAAAGCCCTCTGCACTAACCGCCACCTGCCTATCCAGATGGCCGTAGGCCAGGGCCGCACTGATTTCACCATGGACATCAATGCGCCGGTCACAGCCGTTCGCTGCATTTCCGGCCCGACGTTGCCTATCCCCTCGCAGGCTGAAGGGCGTTTTTCCTGGCGCCTGATCAGCCATCTCTCGTTGAATTATCTGTCTTTGATTGATTCACAAGCGGACGGAGGAGCCACCGGCTTGAGGGAGATTCTCAAGCTATACGCCCCAGCTAACGACCGGCAGATTGGCCGCCAGATTGAAGGGGTGCTCAACATTACATCGCGGCCTATTCTGCGCCGAGTCAGGACGCCGGGACCTGTGAGCTTCGCGCGCGGTCTGGAAGTGACCATCAATTTCGATGAAAGCGCCTTCGAAGGCATCGGTGTCTTTATTCTGGGAGCCGTTTTGGAGCAATTCCTGGCGAAGTATGTTTCGTTGAATTCCTTCACCGAGACAGTCATCAGGACACAGCAACGAGGGGAGATCATGCGATGGCCGTCACAAATGGGCAAACGCCAGATTCTTTAA
- the tssE gene encoding type VI secretion system baseplate subunit TssE translates to MAELTPLERLQPCLLDRLTDEEPTKTEESRNQRVISLQRYKRGVLRDLEWLFNASAHLPEEGPGQFRLSDYPEACRSVINFGTRQLCGLTAPNMEALERQLSEAIQLFEPRLLRHTLTVKATQERHIISFEMYGEIWANPIPEKLFLKTKIDLETGQSVLGDGANG, encoded by the coding sequence ATGGCTGAACTGACCCCATTGGAGCGACTGCAACCCTGCTTGCTGGACCGGCTCACGGACGAAGAACCCACAAAGACCGAAGAGAGCCGCAACCAACGAGTCATCTCCTTGCAGCGTTACAAGCGGGGCGTCCTGCGTGACCTGGAGTGGCTTTTCAATGCCAGCGCGCACCTGCCCGAGGAAGGCCCCGGCCAGTTCCGGTTGAGTGATTACCCGGAGGCCTGCCGCTCGGTAATAAACTTTGGCACCCGCCAGTTGTGCGGGCTGACCGCGCCGAATATGGAGGCGCTGGAGCGGCAGTTATCCGAGGCGATTCAACTCTTCGAACCGCGTTTATTGAGGCATACCCTCACCGTGAAAGCCACCCAGGAACGGCATATCATCTCCTTCGAGATGTACGGCGAGATTTGGGCAAACCCTATTCCCGAAAAACTGTTTCTCAAAACGAAGATCGATCTGGAGACCGGGCAGAGCGTCCTGGGGGATGGGGCCAATGGATGA
- a CDS encoding type VI secretion system accessory protein TagJ, translating into MKAEELLQAGRLEESLIALQEVVRANPADGRGRVFLFQMLCVLGQWQRALTQLDVLAGVSSDHLLLANLFRPVIHCEMLRAQVFAGTHTPILFGEPLPWMGWLVQANTLTSEGKFGPAQELRDRAFEEAPATPGKVNEQAFEWLADADLRLGPMLEAYIEGKYYWVPVCRIKRVYIEPPTDLRDLVWAPAQFVWANGGEGVGHIPARYPGTENCEDGQLRLARKTDWAEQEGGGARGLGQRVLATDSGEFPLLECRTIDLAPAG; encoded by the coding sequence ATGAAAGCCGAAGAACTCCTTCAAGCGGGGCGTTTGGAGGAGTCGTTAATCGCCTTGCAGGAAGTGGTGCGAGCCAATCCGGCGGATGGGCGGGGGCGGGTGTTTCTGTTCCAGATGCTGTGTGTATTGGGCCAGTGGCAACGGGCTCTCACGCAGCTCGATGTGCTGGCCGGAGTTAGCTCAGACCACCTTCTTTTGGCGAACCTGTTCCGGCCAGTAATCCATTGCGAGATGCTGCGAGCCCAGGTTTTCGCCGGAACACACACGCCGATTCTCTTCGGGGAACCCTTGCCTTGGATGGGATGGCTGGTCCAGGCCAACACACTGACCTCCGAAGGCAAATTCGGACCCGCGCAGGAACTGCGGGACCGCGCCTTCGAGGAAGCCCCAGCCACACCCGGCAAGGTGAACGAACAGGCCTTCGAATGGCTGGCCGATGCGGACCTGCGATTGGGCCCGATGCTGGAGGCCTACATCGAAGGCAAGTACTACTGGGTGCCGGTGTGCCGCATCAAACGGGTGTACATTGAGCCGCCGACTGACTTGCGTGACTTGGTCTGGGCTCCTGCCCAGTTCGTCTGGGCCAATGGCGGCGAAGGTGTCGGCCATATCCCCGCACGCTATCCAGGCACCGAAAACTGCGAAGACGGCCAACTACGCCTGGCGCGCAAGACCGATTGGGCCGAGCAGGAAGGCGGCGGGGCCCGGGGTTTGGGTCAGCGCGTGCTCGCCACGGATAGCGGCGAATTTCCGCTGCTGGAGTGCCGAACTATCGACCTGGCGCCCGCCGGTTGA
- a CDS encoding type VI secretion system tube protein Hcp: MAVDMFIKIGDVEGEAVDHKHKNEVDVLAWSWGMSNSGSAHVGGGAGAGKVNVQDLSFTKYVDKASPKLMLACCNGKHYDQALLTVRKAGEKPVEYIKIKLTEVLITSVSTGGSGGEDRLTENVTLNFAKVHVDYTPQDAKGAAGTAIPMSWDIAANVHE; this comes from the coding sequence ATGGCCGTTGACATGTTCATCAAAATTGGAGACGTAGAGGGCGAGGCGGTGGACCACAAGCACAAGAATGAAGTTGATGTGCTGGCGTGGTCCTGGGGAATGTCCAATTCCGGCTCCGCTCATGTCGGTGGGGGCGCCGGGGCGGGCAAGGTAAATGTCCAGGACCTTAGTTTCACCAAGTACGTCGATAAGGCCAGTCCCAAGCTGATGCTCGCCTGTTGTAACGGCAAGCATTATGACCAGGCGCTGCTGACCGTGCGCAAGGCGGGAGAAAAACCGGTCGAATACATCAAAATCAAGCTTACTGAGGTGTTGATCACGTCCGTGTCCACCGGCGGCTCGGGCGGTGAAGACCGCCTGACCGAAAACGTCACATTGAACTTTGCCAAGGTGCATGTGGACTATACGCCACAGGATGCAAAGGGCGCGGCCGGAACGGCTATCCCGATGAGTTGGGACATTGCCGCCAACGTCCACGAATAG